The following are encoded together in the Scytonema millei VB511283 genome:
- the folD gene encoding bifunctional methylenetetrahydrofolate dehydrogenase/methenyltetrahydrofolate cyclohydrolase FolD: MNVKTAKILDGKALAQKIQTELTTQIQALQPQIGRTPGLAVLMVGDNPASAAYVRNKERACTKVGIASFGKNFPADATQAEVAQAIQDLNQDERVDGILVQLPLPNHLDSVALLNQIDPNKDADGLHPVNMGRLVRGESGLRSCTPAGVMRMLQEYQISLQGKQAVVVGRSILVGKPLALMLLEADATVTIAHSRSHNLAAITQTADILIAAVGRPNMITAQMVKPDAVVIDVGINRIIDYEGNSRLVGDVDFESVQAVAELLTPVPGGVGPMTVAMLLHNTVWSYSQKVNG; encoded by the coding sequence ATGAACGTAAAAACAGCGAAGATACTAGATGGCAAAGCTTTAGCTCAAAAAATTCAGACGGAGTTAACAACACAGATTCAGGCGCTACAACCGCAAATCGGAAGAACCCCAGGACTAGCAGTACTTATGGTGGGGGATAATCCTGCTAGTGCTGCCTACGTGCGCAATAAAGAGCGGGCTTGTACTAAAGTAGGAATTGCTTCTTTTGGGAAGAATTTTCCTGCCGATGCGACCCAAGCAGAAGTTGCACAGGCGATTCAAGATTTAAACCAAGATGAAAGAGTCGATGGGATTCTCGTTCAACTACCATTACCCAACCATTTAGATTCTGTCGCTTTACTGAATCAAATAGACCCAAACAAAGATGCAGATGGCTTACATCCAGTGAATATGGGACGGTTAGTCAGGGGAGAATCGGGTTTACGCAGTTGCACCCCAGCAGGAGTGATGCGAATGCTACAGGAATATCAAATTTCTTTGCAGGGCAAGCAAGCTGTAGTCGTGGGACGGAGTATTTTAGTTGGAAAGCCTCTAGCCTTGATGTTACTAGAAGCTGATGCAACAGTCACGATCGCCCACTCGCGGTCGCACAACCTTGCAGCCATCACTCAAACAGCAGATATCCTCATTGCTGCTGTGGGTCGTCCTAACATGATTACTGCTCAAATGGTCAAACCCGATGCTGTGGTCATAGACGTGGGAATTAACCGCATTATCGACTACGAAGGTAACAGCCGCCTTGTTGGAGACGTAGACTTTGAATCGGTGCAAGCCGTCGCCGAATTACTAACCCCAGTCCCAGGTGGTGTTGGTCCTATGACAGTCGCCATGCTACTGCACAATACAGTTTGGAGCTATTCTCAAAAGGTTAATGGGTAA